Proteins encoded by one window of Dyella humicola:
- a CDS encoding DUF58 domain-containing protein: MSAVVNRPLEADGRTRVRLSELVALRARVAKAALPRLESRAMRAGQQSSRLYGRGMDYAESRVYQPGDDVRRLDWRLTARSGRLHTKLFQEEREGRLLILLDTHESMRFGTRARFKSVQAARAAAIAAWYAVRAGERVGLMEFGGGDRLLRPQSGPRGALAVCGALAEWDSVDARAHGEQLSDALLRASRLMHGANRVLLISDGLSCDEAAHGRLLDLSRKAGVRVLVVADALELSMPAPGRYPLEHEGERREVVLLGERQRREFQRLLGAGQARLNELSQRLGMPHRTIDTASDPVDAVMALLAPGVRR; encoded by the coding sequence GTGAGCGCTGTCGTGAATAGGCCGTTGGAGGCCGATGGCCGCACCCGCGTTCGACTTTCAGAACTGGTTGCACTGCGTGCGCGCGTGGCGAAGGCGGCTTTGCCGCGGCTGGAAAGTCGCGCCATGCGCGCGGGTCAGCAGTCCAGCCGTCTATACGGCCGCGGCATGGACTATGCCGAGTCCCGCGTCTATCAGCCGGGCGACGATGTGCGCCGGCTCGACTGGCGCCTGACGGCGCGCAGCGGACGTCTGCATACGAAGTTGTTCCAGGAGGAACGCGAAGGGCGCCTGCTGATCCTGCTGGATACCCATGAAAGTATGCGTTTTGGCACGCGTGCGCGATTCAAATCGGTACAGGCCGCGCGAGCCGCAGCGATTGCGGCCTGGTACGCGGTGCGTGCCGGAGAGCGCGTCGGTCTGATGGAGTTTGGCGGCGGAGACCGTTTGCTCCGTCCTCAGTCGGGTCCGCGAGGAGCGCTGGCCGTCTGCGGTGCCCTGGCCGAGTGGGATAGCGTGGACGCGCGCGCACACGGCGAACAGCTGTCAGATGCGCTGCTGCGCGCATCCCGCCTCATGCATGGCGCGAATCGCGTCCTGTTGATCAGTGATGGGCTCAGCTGCGACGAGGCCGCGCATGGCCGGCTGCTCGACCTTTCAAGGAAGGCCGGAGTCCGTGTATTGGTCGTGGCGGATGCGCTCGAGCTGTCCATGCCGGCACCGGGCCGCTACCCACTTGAACATGAAGGTGAACGTCGGGAAGTCGTTTTGCTCGGTGAACGCCAGCGCCGCGAGTTTCAGCGGTTGCTAGGTGCGGGGCAGGCGCGGTTGAACGAACTGTCACAACGACTCGGTATGCCCCACCGTACGATCGACACCGCAAGCGACCCGGTCGATGCCGTCATGGCCTTGCTGGCACCCGGGGTGCGCCGATGA
- a CDS encoding DUF4381 domain-containing protein has translation MMAMSGHAPVDAGPVLRDIHLPRDPSWWPPAPGWWMLALLLVALGSISVWWWFRRNRRRAIEHAVLAEVDLLAAQWSDQPQQLAAGLHQLLRRGALRYDAEAARVHGQDWRRILAVVSDDQAILDPLTLLESAMYRPDPSFDKEATVAATQKWLRMAWRHPPIRKASSATQRSSQVESSHA, from the coding sequence ATGATGGCGATGTCCGGCCATGCGCCAGTGGACGCAGGTCCCGTGCTGCGTGACATTCACCTGCCTCGAGATCCGTCCTGGTGGCCACCCGCACCCGGCTGGTGGATGCTTGCACTTTTGTTGGTGGCACTCGGCTCGATAAGTGTCTGGTGGTGGTTCCGCCGGAACCGACGCCGTGCCATCGAGCACGCCGTATTGGCAGAAGTGGATCTGCTGGCGGCGCAATGGAGCGATCAACCCCAGCAGCTCGCCGCCGGCTTGCACCAGCTACTGCGTCGTGGCGCGCTGCGCTATGACGCCGAAGCTGCCCGCGTACATGGCCAAGACTGGCGACGTATCCTGGCCGTGGTATCCGATGATCAGGCCATCTTGGACCCATTGACGCTACTCGAATCGGCCATGTATCGACCGGATCCCTCGTTCGATAAGGAAGCCACGGTGGCGGCCACGCAAAAATGGCTGCGGATGGCATGGCGCCATCCGCCGATCCGTAAGGCTTCGTCCGCGACGCAACGGTCCTCGCAGGTGGAGTCCAGTCATGCCTGA
- a CDS encoding VWA domain-containing protein has product MPEFAWPWIFLLLPLPWMLRRWLRPAQPGQALHLPHPGLHLAAAERSQEGGARFWLLLLAWLCLLVAAARPQWVGPPQAQQRSGRALMLAVDLSGSMRTDDMQLGGQPVSRFGAVEAIAGDFISRRSGDEMGLIVFGSRAFLVTPLTYDLNAVRAQLQGAAVGLAGTETAIGDAIAVAVKRLASLPEQARVVVLLTDGVNNAGSIAPLDAAHAAKAAGVRIYTIGIGATEMRVPDFFGSRTINPSADLDEGMLRSMASQTGGRYFRATDSGQLADAYRAIDALEPMPQQGPTLRPRHELFPWPLALATLAWLLALVPRARRVEVLA; this is encoded by the coding sequence ATGCCTGAGTTCGCCTGGCCCTGGATTTTCCTGCTGCTGCCGTTGCCCTGGATGCTGCGCCGCTGGTTGCGCCCGGCCCAGCCGGGGCAGGCGCTGCACTTGCCACATCCCGGCTTGCATCTGGCGGCCGCCGAACGGAGCCAAGAAGGCGGCGCCCGATTCTGGTTGTTGCTGCTTGCGTGGCTTTGCCTGCTTGTGGCTGCGGCACGCCCGCAATGGGTAGGCCCGCCGCAAGCACAGCAGCGCAGTGGCCGGGCCTTGATGCTGGCGGTGGATCTGTCGGGAAGCATGCGCACCGACGATATGCAGCTTGGCGGCCAACCGGTCAGTCGGTTTGGTGCCGTCGAGGCCATCGCCGGCGATTTCATTTCGCGTCGCAGCGGCGATGAAATGGGCCTCATCGTGTTTGGTAGCCGCGCGTTCCTGGTCACGCCATTGACCTACGATTTGAATGCGGTGCGTGCCCAACTCCAGGGTGCAGCCGTTGGCCTTGCGGGGACCGAGACCGCCATTGGCGATGCGATCGCGGTCGCGGTGAAGCGGCTGGCGAGCTTGCCGGAGCAGGCACGCGTGGTCGTGTTGCTCACCGATGGTGTGAACAATGCCGGCAGCATCGCGCCGTTGGACGCAGCACACGCGGCCAAGGCGGCAGGCGTGCGCATCTATACCATCGGCATTGGCGCGACCGAAATGCGCGTTCCCGACTTCTTTGGATCGCGCACGATCAACCCGTCGGCCGATCTCGATGAGGGCATGTTGCGATCGATGGCCTCCCAAACCGGGGGACGCTATTTCCGTGCCACGGACTCGGGGCAACTCGCCGATGCGTATCGTGCTATCGATGCCTTGGAGCCGATGCCACAGCAGGGGCCGACCTTGCGACCACGCCATGAGCTGTTCCCGTGGCCGCTCGCCCTGGCCACGCTGGCATGGCTGCTTGCGCTGGTGCCGCGTGCGCGCCGGGTCGAGGTGCTGGCATGA
- a CDS encoding VWA domain-containing protein — MTEAWQQFHFLRPWWLLALLALPALLMIATRRSVAREALASLVDAELLPHLLQGRERRQNLPYMLLALGWTLCALAMAGPTWSRVAQPLFARRAAQVVALSLSQHMLARDVAPSRLDRARYKVRDLFAANHDGLNGLLAYAGEAFVVAPLTTDAGSLNDLLDALAPDTMPADGDNAAQAIERGVALMRDAKAGGGSLVLVTDSADASAQAAARKALSEGVRVSVLGVGTSQGGPVPLADDSFLRDAQGSLSMARRDDDALRALAAAGGGRYVPMSDGRDDIDALRGQLHADGAATLAADHHGDQWQDRGPWLLLPLLPLLAMAFRRGWLMLLPLVLLPCFPDAAHAGAWNDLWQRPDQQAAAALNQGRAKEAQQLARDPAWRGAAAYRAGDYAAASTALKQASGVDAPYNLGNALARQGDYQGALDAYDQALKLAPTNADALANRKAVEDWLHRQQQDQSRDKGARNDKNKSGQGKQNSPSDDAQNQSGQQHERADQNDGEGKPGQDEKRDSQDADKNKGDQKQDQGKPADGSSQTKPLTPQEQAEQRARQQQAQQALQKQMDKALGKPGQEQKPATHELGAVSADDPQSKLPADVRQALQRVPDDPGALLRRKFDLEYRQRHGTAPLEDDSP; from the coding sequence ATGACCGAGGCATGGCAGCAGTTTCATTTCCTGCGGCCGTGGTGGCTGCTGGCGCTGTTGGCCTTGCCGGCGCTGCTGATGATCGCGACGAGGCGGAGCGTGGCGCGCGAGGCATTGGCGTCCCTGGTCGATGCCGAATTACTCCCGCATCTGCTGCAAGGGCGCGAGCGCAGGCAGAACCTGCCGTACATGTTGCTCGCGCTGGGCTGGACGCTGTGCGCCCTGGCCATGGCGGGCCCGACCTGGAGCCGCGTCGCGCAACCGCTGTTTGCGCGGCGTGCGGCCCAGGTGGTCGCCTTGTCGCTATCCCAGCACATGCTGGCGCGCGACGTGGCGCCAAGCCGTCTCGATCGCGCCCGTTACAAGGTACGCGACCTGTTTGCCGCCAATCACGATGGCCTCAATGGGCTGCTCGCTTATGCGGGTGAAGCGTTCGTGGTGGCGCCGCTTACCACCGACGCGGGTAGCCTCAACGATCTGCTCGACGCACTTGCGCCCGATACGATGCCGGCCGACGGCGACAATGCGGCGCAGGCCATCGAGCGTGGCGTGGCCTTGATGCGCGACGCCAAGGCAGGCGGTGGTTCGCTGGTGCTGGTCACTGACAGCGCGGATGCGTCGGCACAGGCAGCAGCACGCAAGGCGCTCAGCGAGGGCGTGCGGGTCTCGGTGCTCGGTGTCGGCACGTCCCAGGGTGGCCCGGTGCCCCTGGCGGACGATAGCTTTTTGCGCGATGCGCAAGGCAGCCTGAGCATGGCGCGTCGCGACGACGATGCCTTGCGCGCTCTTGCCGCCGCGGGTGGTGGTCGCTATGTGCCGATGAGCGATGGTCGCGACGACATCGATGCCTTGCGCGGGCAACTGCATGCCGATGGCGCAGCGACGTTGGCGGCCGACCACCATGGCGACCAATGGCAGGATCGTGGGCCCTGGTTGCTGCTGCCGTTGCTACCCCTGCTTGCGATGGCGTTTCGTCGAGGCTGGCTGATGTTGCTTCCACTGGTGTTGTTGCCTTGTTTCCCCGATGCCGCCCACGCTGGCGCGTGGAATGACCTGTGGCAGCGGCCCGACCAGCAGGCTGCCGCGGCGCTCAACCAGGGTAGGGCGAAGGAGGCCCAGCAGCTGGCACGTGATCCGGCATGGCGTGGAGCCGCCGCCTATCGTGCCGGCGACTACGCTGCAGCCAGCACCGCGTTGAAGCAAGCGTCCGGCGTGGATGCGCCATACAACCTGGGCAATGCCCTGGCCAGGCAGGGTGACTATCAGGGCGCACTGGACGCGTACGATCAGGCGCTCAAGTTGGCTCCGACCAACGCCGATGCGCTGGCGAACCGCAAGGCCGTCGAGGACTGGCTGCATCGCCAACAGCAAGACCAGTCCCGCGACAAAGGTGCACGCAACGACAAGAACAAGTCGGGGCAGGGCAAGCAGAACTCGCCATCGGACGATGCGCAAAACCAGAGTGGACAGCAGCACGAGCGTGCCGACCAGAACGATGGTGAAGGCAAGCCGGGGCAGGATGAAAAACGTGACTCCCAGGACGCCGACAAGAACAAGGGCGACCAGAAGCAGGATCAGGGTAAGCCGGCGGATGGGTCATCGCAGACCAAGCCGCTGACGCCACAAGAGCAGGCCGAGCAACGCGCTCGTCAACAACAGGCTCAACAGGCGCTGCAGAAGCAGATGGACAAGGCACTCGGAAAACCGGGACAGGAGCAGAAGCCGGCTACGCATGAGCTGGGCGCGGTATCCGCGGATGACCCGCAATCCAAGCTCCCCGCCGATGTGCGGCAGGCGCTGCAGCGCGTACCCGACGATCCGGGCGCGTTATTGCGGCGCAAGTTCGATCTTGAATATCGGCAGCGCCATGGCACTGCACCGCTGGAGGACGACTCGCCGTGA
- a CDS encoding BatD family protein translates to MKSRHLLALLWLITCLVPIASRAAEVQATLDRARVELGETVTLNLRAAGGGLVQVPDLSALGRDFAVLGTSSNSSVSIVNGNRTAQVVVGVALRPLHVGMLRIPSFPFAGGTTAPLTLEVVAPDPAAAASGHKDVFLEATVDPASGYVGQQLVYTVRLYFAANLTNGALEDPQLAGVDARRLGDETNFQAERAGRRYNVIERRYALTPQHEGHLVIPPIAFQGDMVNMADPDAFFGNATPVSASSPPVAIDVRPAPAGAARTAWLPARELTLTLDGGPSQGELRVGQPLNLVMSLQATGLPYEALPALSLPTLDGATVYPDKPVNGTRVDGEWIVGRRQQGFAIVPNRAGTLTIPETTLTWWNVASDHAEVARIPAQSFTVLPATGSVASAPTHAAQSSPAVVPPATSVAVGGRTAPWRWIALVSFGLWLVSVVGWLWWRRRRTRTPSENSPRAAAKVTPAHMRSAFLGAARGSDTAAQAAALMAWARAERPALQNLGELSQALASDSQRAAIAALQRKHYAGMDEQGVGERLAKVFRDGFAWRQDEQDINASPLPPLYPFNLHR, encoded by the coding sequence GTGAAGTCGCGCCATTTACTCGCCCTGCTGTGGCTTATCACCTGCCTGGTGCCCATCGCGTCGCGCGCGGCCGAGGTGCAGGCCACGCTGGATCGCGCGCGCGTGGAGCTGGGCGAAACCGTTACGCTAAATCTGCGCGCCGCCGGTGGCGGCCTGGTCCAAGTGCCGGACCTGAGCGCCTTGGGGCGGGACTTTGCTGTGCTGGGGACATCCAGCAATAGCAGCGTCAGTATCGTCAATGGCAACCGCACGGCGCAGGTCGTCGTTGGCGTGGCGTTACGCCCCTTGCATGTGGGCATGCTGAGGATACCGTCCTTCCCATTTGCCGGTGGTACGACGGCACCGTTGACGCTGGAAGTGGTGGCGCCCGATCCGGCGGCAGCCGCATCCGGCCATAAAGACGTCTTTCTGGAAGCTACCGTCGACCCGGCTAGTGGCTATGTCGGACAGCAGCTGGTCTATACCGTTCGGCTGTATTTCGCGGCCAACCTGACCAACGGCGCATTGGAAGATCCCCAGTTGGCCGGTGTGGATGCACGGCGCCTGGGCGACGAGACCAATTTCCAGGCCGAGCGCGCGGGACGTCGCTACAACGTTATCGAACGCCGATACGCACTTACGCCGCAGCACGAAGGCCACCTGGTGATTCCGCCGATCGCCTTCCAGGGCGACATGGTGAACATGGCCGACCCCGATGCGTTCTTCGGCAATGCCACGCCGGTGTCGGCATCTTCGCCCCCCGTTGCCATCGACGTACGACCGGCACCCGCCGGGGCCGCGCGTACCGCGTGGCTGCCGGCGCGCGAGTTGACGCTGACTCTGGATGGCGGCCCCTCGCAAGGCGAACTGCGCGTCGGACAGCCGCTGAACCTGGTGATGAGTCTGCAGGCCACGGGCTTGCCCTACGAAGCCTTGCCCGCACTGAGTCTGCCCACGCTGGATGGCGCCACCGTGTATCCGGACAAACCCGTCAACGGCACGCGCGTGGACGGGGAGTGGATCGTCGGCCGCCGCCAGCAGGGCTTCGCCATCGTGCCCAACCGCGCTGGCACGCTGACGATTCCTGAAACCACGCTCACCTGGTGGAATGTGGCGTCCGATCATGCCGAGGTGGCGCGTATTCCGGCACAGAGTTTCACGGTGTTGCCCGCCACGGGTTCGGTGGCATCAGCCCCCACCCATGCAGCACAGTCCTCGCCGGCCGTGGTGCCGCCGGCTACATCGGTTGCTGTCGGCGGTCGCACCGCGCCCTGGCGCTGGATCGCACTGGTCAGCTTCGGCTTGTGGCTGGTCAGCGTGGTCGGCTGGCTGTGGTGGCGACGTCGACGCACGCGGACTCCCAGCGAGAATTCGCCGAGGGCCGCAGCGAAGGTGACGCCCGCGCACATGAGGTCGGCCTTCCTAGGTGCTGCTCGCGGTAGCGACACTGCGGCACAAGCCGCGGCCCTGATGGCTTGGGCACGGGCCGAACGCCCGGCCTTGCAGAATCTCGGCGAGCTGTCCCAGGCGCTGGCATCGGACAGCCAGCGAGCGGCCATTGCCGCCCTGCAACGCAAGCACTACGCAGGCATGGACGAGCAGGGCGTGGGAGAGCGACTGGCGAAGGTTTTCCGGGACGGCTTCGCATGGCGCCAGGACGAACAGGACATCAACGCGTCACCGCTGCCGCCGTTGTACCCATTCAACCTGCATCGTTGA
- a CDS encoding O-acetyl-ADP-ribose deacetylase, with amino-acid sequence MSIEIVTADITRLDVDAIVNAANSSLLGGGGVDGAIHRAAGPALLEACRELPQVQPGVRCPTGEARLTPGFNLPARYVIHTVGPVWRGGSHDEASLLASCYQESMALAIEHAVESIAFPAISCGIYGYPPELAAPVALQNLRDAQKGIAPIRVLLCCFSASMASIWQAALNDAG; translated from the coding sequence ATGTCTATCGAAATTGTCACCGCAGACATCACCCGGCTCGACGTGGATGCGATCGTGAATGCGGCCAACTCCAGTTTGTTGGGGGGCGGTGGCGTCGATGGCGCCATTCACCGCGCCGCGGGTCCGGCGCTGCTGGAGGCCTGTCGCGAATTGCCGCAGGTACAACCTGGCGTGCGCTGCCCTACCGGAGAAGCCCGCCTCACGCCGGGTTTCAATCTTCCTGCACGCTACGTCATCCACACGGTCGGCCCGGTCTGGCGGGGTGGCTCCCATGACGAAGCTTCGCTGCTTGCAAGTTGCTACCAGGAAAGCATGGCGCTGGCCATCGAGCACGCGGTCGAGTCCATCGCTTTTCCGGCCATCAGTTGCGGCATCTATGGCTACCCTCCCGAGCTGGCCGCACCCGTTGCTTTGCAGAACCTTCGCGACGCACAGAAGGGAATCGCTCCGATCCGCGTGTTGTTGTGCTGCTTCAGCGCGTCGATGGCGTCAATCTGGCAGGCAGCGCTCAACGATGCAGGTTGA
- a CDS encoding MarR family winged helix-turn-helix transcriptional regulator → MTKVEDISFGYLLNDVTLLFRKHFDRRAVKFGLTRAQWRATKMLYHREGLRQTELADLLEMEPIAVGRVIDRLQAAGFVERRPDPKDRRAWRLYVTDQARGVIADMELIAQGLRKDATIGIDVAELEQAMGVLNRIKENLQALDASSTEGEQES, encoded by the coding sequence ATGACTAAGGTCGAAGATATTTCCTTTGGTTATCTGTTGAACGATGTGACCTTGCTGTTTCGCAAGCACTTCGACAGACGCGCCGTGAAATTCGGGTTGACTCGCGCGCAATGGCGGGCCACCAAGATGTTGTATCACCGCGAAGGCCTGCGCCAGACCGAGCTTGCCGATCTGCTGGAAATGGAGCCCATCGCCGTCGGTCGAGTCATCGACCGCCTTCAGGCAGCGGGTTTCGTGGAGCGGCGGCCGGATCCGAAGGATCGTCGTGCCTGGCGCCTATACGTGACCGATCAGGCGCGGGGCGTCATCGCCGATATGGAGCTTATCGCCCAGGGCCTGCGCAAGGACGCCACCATCGGCATCGACGTCGCCGAGTTGGAGCAGGCCATGGGCGTGCTGAACCGGATCAAGGAAAACCTGCAGGCCCTTGATGCCTCGTCCACGGAGGGCGAGCAGGAATCGTAG
- a CDS encoding efflux RND transporter periplasmic adaptor subunit, with translation MQRTSRKKSVLLVAVLVATALAVQMFRGSERATAKTPAVPAVVPVKVVSAHRGDLDLTLKVIGRAEAFSTVNVQARVSGQLQSLLFTPGAHVKKGDTIIRIDPSLLQAQLDQALGNLAKDQAQLANAETVLKRYQPLLGKGYVAQSDYDTYKANQGIYQASVKADQAAVELARTQLSYAQIQAPFDSVAGAPLIYPGAQVTANDTSIVVLNQIRPIHLTFSIPETGLAGTKAAMGRGSVAVTASIPGTKAAPMQAELDFINNAVDPTTSTIQLKAHYDNNDDRLTPGQFVEIVLPTTRLTNVVTVPLVALQNSPLGSFVFVANADGTVQQRMVTAGPTSGSQVVIEKGLVGSEHVVTDGQLLLVDGAHVRVVTDNG, from the coding sequence ATGCAGCGCACGTCCCGTAAGAAATCCGTCTTGCTTGTCGCGGTGCTCGTTGCGACGGCTTTGGCCGTCCAGATGTTTCGCGGGAGTGAGCGCGCTACCGCCAAGACGCCTGCCGTGCCTGCCGTGGTTCCGGTGAAAGTGGTGAGCGCGCACCGCGGTGATCTCGACCTGACCCTGAAAGTGATTGGTCGCGCCGAGGCCTTCTCCACGGTCAATGTGCAGGCACGCGTCAGCGGCCAGCTGCAGTCGTTGTTGTTCACGCCTGGCGCTCACGTGAAGAAGGGCGACACGATCATCCGCATCGACCCCAGCCTCCTGCAGGCCCAGCTCGACCAGGCCCTGGGCAACCTCGCCAAGGACCAGGCGCAGCTGGCCAATGCCGAGACCGTGCTGAAGCGTTACCAGCCGTTGCTGGGTAAAGGTTACGTGGCACAGTCTGATTACGATACCTACAAGGCCAATCAAGGCATCTATCAGGCATCAGTGAAGGCCGATCAGGCCGCCGTGGAGCTGGCGCGCACCCAGCTCAGCTACGCGCAGATCCAGGCGCCGTTCGATAGCGTCGCAGGTGCGCCGTTGATCTATCCGGGGGCGCAGGTGACGGCGAACGACACGTCCATCGTGGTGCTGAACCAGATTCGCCCTATCCACCTCACGTTCTCCATCCCGGAAACCGGGCTGGCGGGAACCAAGGCTGCCATGGGGCGCGGCAGCGTGGCAGTCACCGCCAGCATTCCCGGCACCAAGGCGGCACCCATGCAGGCCGAACTGGATTTCATCAACAACGCGGTAGATCCAACCACCAGCACGATCCAGCTCAAGGCACATTACGACAATAACGATGACCGACTTACGCCGGGTCAGTTTGTCGAGATCGTTTTGCCCACGACGCGCCTGACCAACGTGGTGACTGTGCCGTTGGTGGCCTTGCAGAATTCGCCGCTGGGCAGCTTTGTCTTCGTCGCCAATGCCGATGGGACGGTGCAGCAACGCATGGTCACCGCCGGGCCTACCAGCGGCTCGCAAGTCGTGATCGAGAAAGGCCTGGTTGGCAGCGAGCATGTGGTTACCGATGGCCAGCTGTTGCTGGTGGATGGCGCGCACGTGCGTGTCGTTACCGACAACGGATAA